From the genome of Spinacia oleracea cultivar Varoflay chromosome 2, BTI_SOV_V1, whole genome shotgun sequence, one region includes:
- the LOC110794035 gene encoding dolichyl-diphosphooligosaccharide--protein glycosyltransferase subunit STT3B, which produces MAAKAEAMAKPQDPKSPDPLISNSGFNFTFKSFKLKTKQQEILIRVTILFLVYILAFSTRLFSVLRYESMIHEFDPYFNYRTTLYLTEKGFYEFWNWFDSESWYPLGRIIGGTLYPGLMVTAALIYWGLRFLRFAVHIREVCVLTAPFFASNTTLVAYFFGKEIWDTGAGLVAAALIAICPGYISRSVAGSYDNEGVAIFALLFTFYLFVKAVNTGSLAWALGSAFGYFYMVSAWGGYVFIINLIPLYVLVLLVTGRYSMRLYIAYNCMYVVGMLLAMQIRFVGFQHVQSGEHMAAMGVFFLIQVFYFLNWVKHLLSDTKLFETFLRITVTSAVGVGVVALGVGSASGYISPWTGRFYSLLDPTYAKDHIPIIASVSEHQPTAWSSFMFDFHILLFLFPAGLYFCFKRLTDATIFIVMYGLTSMYFAGVMVRLILVATPAVCLISGIAVSATIKNLTSLLRSKSKVHSGSVKGSASVKASTKTSVDQSLPFQRNVAIGLLLGAFYLLSRYVIHCTWVTSEAYSSPSIVLAARGAHGNRVIFDDYREAYYWLRQNTPADAKVMSWWDYGYQITAMGNRTVIVDNNTWNNTHIATVGRAMSSYEDEAYEIMQSLDVDYVLVVFGGVTGYSSDDINKFLWMVRIGGGVFPVIKESDYLVNGEYRVDKGAAPKMLNCLMYKLCYYRFGELRTEYGKPPGYDRARGVEIGNKDVKLEYLEEAFTTSNWIVRIYKVKPPKNRW; this is translated from the exons ATGGCTGCCAAAGCGGAAGCCATGGCAAAACCTCAAGATCCAAAATCTCCAGATCCATTGATCAGCAACTCAGGTTTCAATTTCACTTTCAAATCTTTTAAGCTGAAAACCAAACAACAGGAAATCCTAATCAGGGTGACAATCCTTTTCCTGGTTTATATCCTCGCTTTTAGTACTCGTTTATTTAGTGTTCTTCGCTACGAGAGTATGATCCATGAATTTGATCCATATTTCAATTATCGCACAACCCTTTATTTGACGGAAAAAGggttttatgaattttggaaTTGGTTTGATTCTGAGAGTTGGTACCCTTTGGGACGAATTATTGGGGGTACCCTTTACCCTGGTCTAATGGTAACTGCTGCGTTGATCTACTGGGGTCTTCGGTTTCTCCGTTTTGCGGTCCATATCCGCGAGGTTTGTGTTCTGACTGCGCCATTTTTTGCGTCTAACACTACTTTGGTAGCTTATTTCTTTGGGAAAGAGATTTGGGATACTGGGGCAGGGCTTGTGGCAGCAGCATTGATCGCCATTTGCCCAGGTTATATATCGAGGTCGGTTGCTGGGTCTTATGACAATGAAGGGGTGGCGATTTTTGCTTTACTATTTACTTTCTATCTGTTTGTTAAGGCAGTTAATACGGGTTCACTTGCTTGGGCGTTAGGCTCTGCTTTTGGCTACTTTTATATGGTTTCAGCTTGGGGAGGCTATGTTTTTATCATCAATTTGATACCTTTGTATGTGCTGGTGCTTTTGGTAACGGGGCGATACTCTATGAGGCTCTACATTGCATATAATTGTATGTATGTTGTGGGTATGTTGCTGGCAATGCAAATTCGGTTTGTTGGATTTCAACATGTGCAGTCTGGTGAGCATATGGCTGCCATGGGCGTGTTTTTCTTGATCCag GTGTTTTACTTTTTGAATTGGGTGAAGCATCTGCTTAGTGATACAAAGCTGTTCGAGACCTTTTTGAGGATAACAGTCACCTCAGCAGTTGGTGTGGGTGTTGTTGCATTGGGAGTTGGCAGTGCATCTGGCTACATATCGCCATGGACGGGACGGTTTTACTCTCTCTTGGATCCAACCTACGCAAAGGATCACATCCCAATCATTGCTTCTGTCTCTGAACATCAACCTACAGCTTGGTCTTCatttatgtttgatttccaTATTCTGCTTTTCCTTTTCCCGGCAGGTCTATATTTTTGCTTCAAGAGGTTGACAGATGCCACCATATTTATTGTTATGTACGGCTTGACCAGCATGTATTTCGCTGGTGTTATGGTTCGTTTGATCTTAGTTGCCACTCCTGCTGTATGCCTTATAAGTGGTATTGCAGTTTCTGCAACAATAAAGAATTTAACTTCACTGTTGAGGTCTAAGAGCAAGGTTCATTCTGGCTCCGTTAAAGGAAGTGCTAGTGTCAAGGCTTCTACTAAG ACTTCTGTTGATCAGTCCTTGCCTTTCCAAAGAAATGTTGCTATTGGGTTGCTTCTGGGTGCATTTTACTTGCTCAGCAGATATGTTATCCACTGTACGTGGGTTACATCAGAGGCTTATTCATCTCCGTCAATAGTTTTAGCTGCACGGGGTGCACATGGGAACCGGGTTATCTTTGATGATTACCGTGAGGCATATTACTGGCTTCGGCAAAACACTCCTGCTGATGCAAAAGTGATGTCATGGTGGGATTATGGATATCAGATTACTGCAATGGGAAACAGGACAGTCATTGTTGATAACAACACTTGGAATAACACCCACATTGCTACAGTTGGAAGGGCAATGTCGTCTTATGAAGACGAAGCATACGAAATTATGCAATCACTTGATGTGGATTATGTATTAGTTGTATTTGGTGGTGTAACTGGCTATTCTTCTGATGATATTAACAA ATTCCTGTGGATGGTGAGGATCGGCGGTGGGGTCTTTCCTGTCATTAAAGAGTCTGATTATCTTGTCAATGGAGAGTATCGTGTTGACAAAGGCGCAGCTCCTAAGATGTTAAATTGTCTCAT GTACAAGTTATGTTACTACCGGTTTGGAGAGCTGCGCACAGAATATGGCAAGCCTCCTGG CTATGATCGTGCTAGAGGTGTTGAAATAGGGAACAAGGATGTGAAGCTCGAGTATTTGGAAGAAGCATTCACAACATCAAACTGGATAGTTCGGATATACAAAGTTAAACCACCTAAAAATAGGTGGTGA